The following proteins are co-located in the Paludibaculum fermentans genome:
- a CDS encoding DUF2520 domain-containing protein: protein MSKHLPVGLIASGRMIESPLTRYPSLVRDLGPVVASSRRLASRYANALRAGRPADARELNQCRLVLIQASALELPAILELLRDAPVVWKSKVLALIDDDLDASALQPMRALRAAVGSIALAPSRDQGVLVIEGDPVAVRMLSRWATQAELSCIELKPHSKALYGAGLMAANSLLSPVLDGAMRSLRASGLNQLEARRILGLVVEMAIRSQRAHGRKAWLSPGSMSRRPAVLNQLAALGEVDPVLAAFYQRSLIAVLDYVGQDPEWLGDPPPPSLPSPD from the coding sequence ATGAGCAAACACCTGCCGGTGGGACTGATCGCCTCGGGGCGAATGATTGAATCTCCGCTGACACGGTATCCCTCTCTTGTCCGCGATCTTGGGCCGGTGGTGGCGTCGAGCCGCCGCCTGGCCTCCCGCTATGCGAACGCGCTGCGAGCGGGCCGGCCGGCCGACGCGAGGGAGCTTAATCAGTGTCGGCTGGTACTGATTCAAGCTTCGGCGCTGGAGTTGCCGGCGATCCTGGAACTGCTGCGGGACGCTCCGGTGGTGTGGAAATCGAAGGTTCTGGCGTTGATCGACGATGATTTGGACGCCTCGGCGCTGCAGCCGATGCGGGCGCTTCGCGCGGCGGTGGGTTCGATCGCGCTGGCGCCTTCGCGAGATCAGGGAGTGCTGGTGATTGAGGGCGATCCGGTCGCGGTGCGGATGCTGAGCCGATGGGCCACCCAGGCCGAATTGAGTTGCATTGAATTGAAGCCGCACTCCAAGGCGCTGTACGGTGCGGGCCTGATGGCGGCCAACTCGCTGCTCTCGCCGGTGCTGGATGGGGCGATGCGGAGTCTGCGCGCGTCGGGACTCAACCAGTTGGAGGCCCGGCGGATACTGGGCCTCGTCGTCGAGATGGCGATTCGGAGCCAGCGGGCGCATGGCCGGAAAGCGTGGCTGAGCCCGGGGTCGATGTCACGGCGTCCGGCGGTGCTGAACCAACTGGCGGCACTGGGGGAAGTGGATCCCGTTCTGGCCGCGTTTTACCAGCGTTCGCTGATCGCGGTGCTGGACTATGTGGGACAGGATCCGGAATGGCTGGGAGACCCGCCGCCCCCAAGCCTGCCGAGTCCGGATTAA